One segment of Alistipes finegoldii DSM 17242 DNA contains the following:
- a CDS encoding alpha-L-fucosidase, translating to MKRTLSVFLLFAAACGRVEAPAPLFPVPNARQLAWQQLETYAFVHYGLNTFNDMEWGYGDTPASTFDPADLDCDQWVRTFRAAGMKGVMLTAKHHDGFCLWPSAYTEYSVKNSPWRGGKGDLVRELSDACRRHGLKFGIYLSPWDRNHPEYGREEYVAYFHNQMRELLTGYGPLFEYWFDGANGGDGWYGGADEKRSIDAKTYYGYERARRTINELQPGAVIFGGTCADIRWIGNEEGRAGQTNWSMVKGRGDERLNDFTCGESDGDTWLPGECDVSIRPGWFYHPREDHQLKSLSRLIDIYYESVGRNANLLLNFPVDRSGRIAPADSARIMEWRRALDAEFAHDLFGEAQATADNVRGGARRFSAAKAVDGRADTYWATDDGVTAATLSLQFERPRRVNRILLQEYIPLGQRVGRFAVEWLDGDTWRPVETAEEMTTIGYKRIIRFAGVTTPALRVRFGQARGPLCISNVGAYDAPVLLEEPRIVRNGAGEVTLAAGDTQAEIRYTLDGTEPGPSSELYAKPFPMTGRGVVKALVRDPEDGRMSAVASRGFDIPCGAFRVKELPDEEAVGLFDGDVSTVVYLPAGVAGFSADTGEERTFRGFAYTPDQSRWASGVVTRYRVSVDGRTAAEGEFSNIVNNPVEQVVEFEPLRGRTVRFEALSLAAGDRPGIAEFSVLTE from the coding sequence ATGAAAAGAACGCTCTCCGTTTTTCTGCTCTTCGCGGCCGCATGCGGCCGCGTCGAAGCTCCCGCGCCGCTTTTTCCGGTGCCGAATGCCCGTCAGCTCGCTTGGCAGCAGCTGGAAACCTACGCCTTCGTCCATTACGGGCTCAATACGTTCAACGACATGGAATGGGGGTACGGCGATACTCCGGCTTCGACGTTCGACCCTGCGGATCTGGATTGCGACCAGTGGGTGCGGACGTTCCGGGCCGCCGGAATGAAAGGCGTGATGCTCACGGCCAAGCACCACGACGGGTTCTGTCTCTGGCCTTCGGCCTATACCGAGTACAGCGTGAAGAACTCCCCGTGGCGCGGCGGCAAGGGGGATTTGGTGCGGGAGCTGTCCGATGCCTGCCGCAGGCACGGACTCAAGTTCGGCATCTATCTTTCGCCTTGGGACCGCAACCATCCGGAATACGGGCGGGAGGAGTATGTCGCTTATTTCCACAACCAGATGCGCGAACTGCTCACCGGTTACGGGCCGCTTTTCGAATACTGGTTCGACGGCGCGAACGGCGGCGACGGCTGGTACGGCGGTGCGGACGAGAAGCGCAGCATCGACGCCAAGACCTATTACGGCTACGAGCGGGCGCGCCGGACGATCAACGAACTGCAGCCCGGAGCGGTGATTTTCGGCGGCACGTGCGCCGACATCCGCTGGATAGGCAACGAAGAGGGCCGGGCCGGACAGACGAATTGGAGCATGGTAAAGGGCCGCGGCGATGAACGGCTCAATGATTTCACCTGCGGCGAGTCCGACGGCGATACATGGCTGCCGGGCGAGTGCGACGTCTCGATACGTCCGGGCTGGTTCTATCATCCGCGGGAAGACCACCAGCTCAAAAGTCTCTCGCGGCTGATCGACATCTATTATGAAAGCGTGGGGCGCAACGCCAATCTGCTGCTCAATTTTCCGGTCGATCGCTCCGGCCGCATCGCCCCTGCGGATTCCGCGCGTATCATGGAGTGGCGCCGTGCGCTCGATGCGGAGTTCGCGCACGACCTTTTCGGCGAAGCCCAAGCGACGGCCGACAACGTGCGGGGCGGGGCGCGCCGGTTCTCCGCGGCGAAAGCCGTCGACGGCAGGGCCGATACTTACTGGGCTACCGACGACGGCGTGACGGCGGCGACGCTCTCGCTGCAGTTTGAGCGGCCGCGCCGTGTGAACCGCATTTTGCTTCAGGAATATATTCCGCTCGGACAGCGCGTCGGACGCTTTGCCGTCGAATGGCTCGACGGCGATACGTGGCGGCCCGTCGAAACCGCGGAGGAAATGACGACGATCGGATACAAGCGGATCATTCGTTTCGCAGGGGTCACGACTCCGGCGCTCCGCGTCCGTTTCGGGCAGGCCCGCGGTCCGCTCTGCATCTCCAATGTGGGAGCCTACGATGCGCCCGTGCTGCTCGAAGAGCCGCGCATCGTGCGCAACGGTGCGGGCGAGGTGACGCTCGCTGCGGGCGATACGCAGGCGGAGATCCGCTATACGCTGGACGGGACGGAGCCGGGGCCTTCTTCGGAGCTGTACGCGAAACCTTTTCCGATGACGGGCCGGGGCGTTGTCAAGGCGCTTGTCCGGGACCCGGAGGACGGTCGTATGAGCGCCGTGGCTTCGCGCGGGTTCGATATTCCCTGTGGGGCGTTTCGCGTGAAGGAGCTTCCGGACGAAGAGGCCGTCGGGCTTTTCGACGGCGATGTCTCGACTGTCGTCTATCTGCCCGCGGGCGTTGCGGGGTTCTCCGCCGATACGGGGGAGGAGCGGACTTTCAGGGGATTTGCCTACACGCCCGACCAAAGTCGCTGGGCGAGCGGCGTGGTGACCCGCTATCGCGTGTCGGTCGACGGCCGTACGGCGGCGGAGGGCGAATTCTCGAATATCGTCAACAATCCGGTGGAGCAGGTCGTGGAATTCGAGCCGCTGCGCGGGCGTACCGTCCGGTTCGAGGCGCTGTCGCTCGCTGCGGGCGACCGTCCCGGCATCGCGGAATTTTCGGTTCTGACGGAATAG